From Bacteroides uniformis:
TAGGCAATTAGCGGAAAAAATCTCATGGAAAAATAGAGCAAAAAATATAGAATATATATGCAATAAAATTAGATTTAATAATGAAACTGTCAAGAATTAAAAAACTTGTCTTCCTTCATTTACAGCATTTGCCAATGAAGTCAAGGGGTTGGAGACCAACGCTTTGTAAATGGGGGGGGGGTAAACATCAAATGCCCTAAAAAGACCTTCATCGGAGAGGACGTTATTTTCGACACAAATTATCCCGAAGATATTGTCATTGAAGAGGGCGTGCGCCTGACTGTCGGCGTCCGGATTGTAACGCATTTCATGAACCCGAAGACAGGCAGTTATGACCGCGGTCAAGTGCATGTTGGCAAAGGAGCCTACATTGGCATGGGAACAATGGTTGTCAAGCCGGTCACAATCGGAGAAGGGGCAATCGTAGGCGCCGGGGCAATAGTGACGAAAGATATACCGTCAAACGAAGTATGGGCAGGAAACCCCGCCCGCTTTATCAGAAAACGATAAAATTATGCCAAACGCAATATTTTTTTACAGAATACAGAGGTGGTTATACTTACACCACATTCCATTTTTACCTAAATTAATTCAACTATTAATTTTTCTGATTTACAACACTAAAATTACTGCTGATTCAAAAATCGGTAAAGGATCTTATTTTGTTTGTAAAGGAATTAGCACTGTACTAATCCCAGGAACGGAAATTGGAGAAAACTGCGTATTAGGTTTACGATTCTCAACAGTAAGAAAATTTCCATATAAAAACGTTCCTAAAATTGGCAATAACGTTTTTATCGGTCCAAACGTTGTAATCTGTGGACCAGTAGAAATTGGTGATAACTGTATTGTTGCAGCTAATTCGTTTGTTGATAAATCATTAAGGGGGGGGGTAATTGTTGCAGGCTCTCCTGCTAAAATAATCGGATATACTAAAGACTTAAACTATAATATTTCTTCAAATCAAAAAGATTTAGATGGAATAGCATCATATCTGCAACCAAAAGAGTAAATCAAAAGTTGCAATCGGATATAGTTTTAAAAGGATAAAACTATGTTGAATGCAATCTCTTTTTATCGGGTATCAAGGTGGCTGTACTTGCACCACATTCCTGTACTGCCAAAATTGATAACATTGCTTATTTTCCTAATTTACAACAGCAAGATTCCATACCAGGCAAAGATTGGCAGAGGGTCAACTTTTGGATACGGAGGTATGGGTGTTGTTATCCATTCTAAATCAATTATAGGGGTAAACTGCACTATATGTCAGCAAGTTTCCATAGGGGGGTAATTCAAGATTTCCGGAAGTACCAGTGATAGGTAATAATGTTTATATTGCGAAAGGTTCTATCGTTATGGGTGGTATAACAATCGGAAACAATGTTACAATAGGAGCAAACGCAGTCGTAACCAAACCAATTCCCGATA
This genomic window contains:
- a CDS encoding acyltransferase; its protein translation is MNPKTGSYDRGQVHVGKGAYIGMGTMVVKPVTIGEGAIVGAGAIVTKDIPSNEVWAGNPARFIRKR
- a CDS encoding LbetaH domain-containing protein, with protein sequence MGGITIGNNVTIGANAVVTKPIPDNAIVAGVPTKILRTKE
- a CDS encoding serine O-acetyltransferase gives rise to the protein MPNAIFFYRIQRWLYLHHIPFLPKLIQLLIFLIYNTKITADSKIGKGSYFVCKGISTVLIPGTEIGENCVLGLRFSTVRKFPYKNVPKIGNNVFIGPNVVICGPVEIGDNCIVAANSFVDKSLRGGVIVAGSPAKIIGYTKDLNYNISSNQKDLDGIASYLQPKE